From the genome of Carettochelys insculpta isolate YL-2023 chromosome 12, ASM3395843v1, whole genome shotgun sequence, one region includes:
- the RBPMS2 gene encoding RNA-binding protein with multiple splicing 2, translating into MSNLNKESEHGTSSSTLEEEVRTLFVSGLPVDIKPRELYLLFRPFKGYEGSLIKLTSKQPVGFVTFDSRAGAEAAKNALNGIRFDPENPQTLRLEFAKANTKMAKSKLMATPNPTNIHPALGAHFIARDPYDLTGAALIPASPEAWAPYPLYTTELTPAIPHAAFTYPAAAAAAAALHAQMRWYPPSEATQQGWKSRQFC; encoded by the exons GTACGGACGCTCTTCGTCAGCGGCCTTCCTGTGGACATCAAACCCAGAGAGCTCTACCTGCTCTTCCGACCGTTCAAG ggcTATGAAGGGTCGCTGATCAAACTAACATCAAAACAG CCGGTCGGTTTTGTTACCTTCGATAGCCGAGCTGGTGCTGAAGCAGCAAAGAATGCCTTAAAT GGCATCCGTTTTGACCCGGAGAACCCTCAGACCTTGCGGCTGGAGTTTGCCAAAGCCAACACCAAAATGGCCAAGAGCAAGCTGATGGCCACACCGAACCCCACCAACATCCACCCCGCCCTGGGCGCGCACTTCATTGCACGGGATCCCT ACGACCTGACTGGAGCAGCTCTGATCCCGGCATCTCCAGAGGCCTGGGCTCCCTATCCACTCTACACCACAGAGCTAACCCCTGCCATCCCCCATGCTGCGTTCACGTacccagctgctgccgctgctgctgccgccctTCACGCTCAG ATGCGCTGGTATCCTCCCTCTGAAGCTACCCAGCAAGGATGGAAGTCTCGTCAGTTTTGTTAG